DNA from Candidatus Poribacteria bacterium:
TCTCTTTAACTGATAACTGAAAGGTTTTTCGCAGAAAAACCGAACTGACAACTGACAACTCATAAAAGGAGAATTGATGGCACTACGAAGTCGAATCTCATCAAGATTTCTTGTTAACGAACTTGCTACCGCTATATCGGAGGATTGGGGAACTTCGCGCAAGTTCATGCGTTACCAACTCGCCAAAGAAAGCTTCAACTGGCGACACCCACTTGGCGCGAAGCACGGCAAAGGCGACGCGATTCAATTGGTGAGCCTCCGCATTACCGATATGTGCAATCTCCGTTGCCACTCCTGTGGACAATGGGGCGATAATGGTTACCTTCTCGGGGAATCCCTCAAAGACCTCAAACAGCGAGAAGTCCCTGTCGAAATCTATAAGAACCTCGTCGATCAGATTGTTGACGAAGGGTGGTCACCAGTTTGGTACATCTGGGGTGGTGAACCGATGCTTTATCCCGGGATTATCGAATTGATGCACTACATCAAAGAGCGGGGCATGCCGATATCGCTCGTTAGCAACGCTACCAACATCGCAAGACGTGCAGACGACATCTTAGAAACCTGCAAAATCATCTACCTGAGCGTTGATGGTCCGAACGAGGAAATTCACAACACACAGCGTCCCGGTGTATCTGAAAACTACGACAACTTTAAGGATGTCAAAGCCGCTCTGGAAACACTAAGTGCAGAGAAAGAGAAGCGGAACCTTGCATTCCCTTACATTATCCCGCTTAGCTGCGTCACAATGTATAACATAAATGAGGTCGTAGATCTCTATAAGTTCACCAGCCAATACGCCGACGCGCAAATCTTCTACCTGACATGGTGGATAGATTCTCAATCCGCGCAGGAACACACGGAAGACTTTGAGAAACGTTTCGGATTCAAACCGCAAACCCACTACGGCTGGATAGGCACATGGAAAGACTTTGATCATGGTGTGATCTTAGATCGCTTTGAGGAGATGGAAAACCTGTCTAACGAGCAGCGCCGCTGTCCGCCTGTCATGATGCCGAGACTCAATACAAAAGGCGAAATCCAACGCTATTACACCGATCATGAGCAAACCTTTGGGTACAACCAGTGTGTCAGCATCTACATGACGATGGAGATTGATAGCAACGGCGATGTTAGCCTCTGCCGCGATTATCATGATTATATCATCGGCAATATTAAAACGGACAAGGTTGTCGATATGTGGAATAATCAGAAGGCGATGAAATTCCGACAGTCCGTAAGTAACGAAGGTCCCATGCCGGTGTGCCGTCGATGCTGCGGTTTGATGGGGTTTTAAGGGTTGTCGGTTTTCAGTTTTCAGTTAAGAGAGTTTCAGTAACAATTTACCCGCATTTGGTGTACATCAGCAGAAATGCTTTTTTGAGAAATCTTTTCCCGATAACATATTGAAGGAACACTATGAAGATTGGTTTACGTATTCCCGGCACAGCCCGTCAATTGCCCTTCGCAGACTTTTGCCAGTGGTGTGCAGACAACGGGTTTGATGCCGTTGACATTGGAGAAGTCACGCCTGAAATCGTCCAAACCGCGAGAGACGCGGGACTTGCGATTGGCTCTGCGGATCTCCCCGGTACTGGCGATCTACTCAGTGCCAAAAAATCTAAACAGAGAGCCGGTGCTACCGCAGCAAAAGCCGCTATCCAAGCGGCTGCTGACAACGACGTTCACATCATGTTTTGTGTCTTTGTGCCAGAAGATGCGAGCCTCGGTAGAGCAAAAAACTTTGATATTTGGAAGGATACTATTCCACCTATTGCCGAATTCGCCGCCTCTAAAGGCGTGACGATCGCGGTAGAGGGATGGCCCGGTCCGGGTCCCGCTTATCCCGCCCTCGGTTGCACACCGGAGATGTGGCGCGCAATGTTCGCTGAATGCGACTCTCCGGGTTTGGGACTCAACTACGATCCGTCGCACCTCGTCAGAATAGGGATTGACTACCTACGTGCGCTGAACGAATTCGCACCGTACGTCAAACACGTCCACGGCAAAGACACCGCCTTTGACGAAGAGGCACTCTACTTGCACGGTAATTTGGGACCGAGTTTCCAAAGTGCAAAAGGTTTCGGTGA
Protein-coding regions in this window:
- a CDS encoding radical SAM protein, translating into MALRSRISSRFLVNELATAISEDWGTSRKFMRYQLAKESFNWRHPLGAKHGKGDAIQLVSLRITDMCNLRCHSCGQWGDNGYLLGESLKDLKQREVPVEIYKNLVDQIVDEGWSPVWYIWGGEPMLYPGIIELMHYIKERGMPISLVSNATNIARRADDILETCKIIYLSVDGPNEEIHNTQRPGVSENYDNFKDVKAALETLSAEKEKRNLAFPYIIPLSCVTMYNINEVVDLYKFTSQYADAQIFYLTWWIDSQSAQEHTEDFEKRFGFKPQTHYGWIGTWKDFDHGVILDRFEEMENLSNEQRRCPPVMMPRLNTKGEIQRYYTDHEQTFGYNQCVSIYMTMEIDSNGDVSLCRDYHDYIIGNIKTDKVVDMWNNQKAMKFRQSVSNEGPMPVCRRCCGLMGF
- a CDS encoding sugar phosphate isomerase/epimerase, with translation MKIGLRIPGTARQLPFADFCQWCADNGFDAVDIGEVTPEIVQTARDAGLAIGSADLPGTGDLLSAKKSKQRAGATAAKAAIQAAADNDVHIMFCVFVPEDASLGRAKNFDIWKDTIPPIAEFAASKGVTIAVEGWPGPGPAYPALGCTPEMWRAMFAECDSPGLGLNYDPSHLVRIGIDYLRALNEFAPYVKHVHGKDTAFDEEALYLHGNLGPSFQSAKGFGEDWWRYTIPGDGIVDWLRVVQRLEDEGFDGIVSVELEDYRYWRTWESESDGLRRSREFLDEFVR